A window from Methanobacterium sp. encodes these proteins:
- a CDS encoding DUF308 domain-containing protein, with the protein MRNWVGGALAIILGLIVIAFPFLAVVTVSVFVGFLVLLIAIWLFIVGISELEISRTASILNLILGVIALILGIGLIIDPALLGIIAGLTLYLAGFFLIAAGIIALIDGISRKYAWAGVLGIVLGVIYIILGTFAFNPVNLGFLIGIWLIITGIFKMFE; encoded by the coding sequence ATGAGAAACTGGGTTGGGGGTGCACTGGCTATAATTCTTGGTTTAATAGTGATTGCATTCCCATTTTTAGCTGTCGTGACTGTAAGTGTATTTGTAGGCTTTTTAGTGCTTTTAATAGCTATCTGGCTCTTTATAGTTGGAATTTCTGAACTTGAAATAAGCAGAACTGCAAGTATTTTGAATCTGATACTTGGTGTTATAGCGCTGATACTGGGAATAGGTTTAATAATAGATCCTGCCCTATTAGGCATTATAGCAGGACTAACACTATATCTTGCGGGCTTTTTCCTAATAGCAGCAGGAATAATAGCTTTAATTGACGGAATATCAAGAAAATATGCCTGGGCAGGAGTTTTAGGTATAGTATTGGGAGTAATTTACATAATACTTGGAACATTTGCGTTTAATCCTGTTAATTTAGGATTCCTGATAGGTATCTGGCTGATAATAACTGGTATATTCAAAATGTTTGAGTGA
- a CDS encoding NAD(P)/FAD-dependent oxidoreductase — MECDVVVIGAGPGGLFAASKLARDFKVVVIDKGRGIEGRMCVSLKNGTCKKCSPCNITGGLGGAGGLSDGKLNLRPDIGGNLEEFVSHDEAWKIIDEIDKFFLRHGAPDELYAPSEEDIAEILRKSVASGIKFIPIVQRHMGSDKTPSIINSIKREIEGKGAKFLLETKVMDIIADNSVKGVVVKENNKNEFEIKCKYIIAAPGRVGAYWLSDQLKKLKIPIKYNPVDIGVRVEIPGILMDHITKIEWDPKFHIITKTYDDFVRTFCTCPRGFVVEEVYDGFVGVNGHSMREKVSPNTNFAFLVRVELTEPTENTSAYAFSVASIANILGSGKPIIQRLGDLKRGRRSTWKRIKKSYTSPTFKSVVPGDIAMALPNRLVVDIIEGLEALNKVIPGVASDSTLLYAPEIKLYAMRAEVDHRMKTRVEGLYLVGDGAGVSRGIVGAAATGIIAANDVLRRTKYI, encoded by the coding sequence ATGGAGTGCGATGTTGTAGTAATTGGTGCAGGCCCCGGGGGGCTATTTGCAGCTTCCAAACTTGCTCGTGATTTTAAAGTCGTTGTCATTGATAAAGGAAGAGGAATAGAAGGGAGGATGTGTGTTTCTCTTAAAAATGGGACCTGTAAAAAATGTTCTCCCTGTAATATAACCGGAGGACTTGGTGGTGCGGGGGGGCTTTCAGACGGTAAGCTCAATTTAAGACCAGATATAGGGGGGAATCTTGAAGAATTTGTAAGTCATGATGAAGCATGGAAAATTATAGATGAGATTGATAAGTTCTTTTTAAGACATGGAGCACCAGATGAACTCTATGCACCCAGTGAGGAAGACATAGCTGAAATTTTAAGAAAGTCTGTAGCATCTGGAATTAAATTTATTCCCATAGTTCAAAGGCATATGGGGTCCGATAAAACCCCTTCAATCATAAATTCCATAAAAAGAGAAATTGAAGGTAAAGGAGCAAAATTTTTACTTGAAACTAAAGTTATGGACATAATCGCCGATAACAGTGTAAAAGGAGTAGTTGTAAAGGAAAATAACAAAAACGAATTTGAAATTAAATGTAAATATATAATAGCAGCACCTGGAAGGGTGGGGGCTTACTGGCTTTCAGATCAATTAAAAAAGCTTAAAATACCCATAAAATATAATCCAGTTGATATTGGGGTTAGAGTTGAAATTCCAGGAATTTTAATGGATCACATTACAAAAATAGAATGGGATCCCAAATTTCACATAATAACAAAAACTTATGATGATTTTGTAAGGACGTTTTGCACATGTCCCCGTGGATTCGTTGTTGAAGAGGTATATGATGGGTTTGTGGGTGTAAATGGGCATTCTATGCGTGAGAAAGTTTCCCCCAATACAAATTTCGCATTTTTAGTTAGAGTTGAACTTACGGAGCCTACAGAAAATACCTCTGCCTATGCTTTTTCAGTTGCAAGTATTGCAAATATCCTTGGAAGTGGAAAACCAATAATTCAAAGGCTTGGAGACCTTAAAAGAGGTAGAAGGTCAACATGGAAAAGAATTAAAAAAAGTTACACCTCCCCAACATTTAAAAGTGTTGTTCCTGGTGATATTGCAATGGCGCTTCCAAACAGGCTTGTTGTGGATATTATAGAGGGACTTGAGGCTCTAAATAAGGTAATTCCGGGAGTTGCCTCGGATTCAACACTTCTTTATGCTCCTGAAATTAAACTGTATGCAATGAGGGCTGAAGTGGATCACAGAATGAAAACAAGAGTTGAAGGACTTTATTTAGTGGGAGATGGTGCTGGAGTTTCAAGAGGTATTGTAGGGGCTGCTGCAACTGGAATTATAGCAGCAAATGATGTTTTAAGAAGAACTAAATATATTTAA
- a CDS encoding redox-regulated ATPase YchF produces MLQIAVTGKPNVGKSSFFNSATLSKIEVADYPFTTINANKAVAYVTADCPCAELDINCDPGNSKCVEGVRMIPVELIDVAGLVPGAHEGRGLGNKFLDDLRQSRAFIHIIDASGSTDEEGRPVASGSHDPSEDVEFLEYEIIMWLFGILKKNWSKLVRKALAEKVDFSRVLHDQLSGTGISLEDIVEAKREVPAEYHKWDDGDLKEFLGVLLHIAKPMLIVANKADLPTAEENIKRLNEKYGNVIPVSAESELALVKATEAGLINYIPGSSDFKVIDKEKLNDAQKNALNYIKEHVLDKYGSTGVQKALNKVIFDLLDMIVVYPVEDEHKMCDGKGNVLPDAILIKSKSKPRDLAYVIHTDIGEGFMHAVDARSCRRVSSDYELKSGDIISIITR; encoded by the coding sequence ATACTTCAAATCGCTGTAACCGGAAAACCAAACGTCGGAAAATCATCGTTTTTTAATTCAGCAACTTTATCAAAAATAGAAGTTGCAGATTACCCATTCACAACCATAAATGCCAATAAAGCTGTTGCTTATGTTACAGCAGACTGTCCCTGTGCAGAACTGGACATCAACTGCGATCCTGGAAATTCAAAATGTGTTGAAGGAGTACGCATGATTCCAGTGGAACTGATTGATGTTGCAGGACTTGTACCTGGAGCTCATGAAGGACGAGGACTTGGAAACAAGTTTTTAGACGATTTAAGGCAGTCCAGAGCATTTATTCATATCATTGATGCTTCAGGTTCCACTGATGAAGAAGGAAGGCCTGTAGCTTCAGGATCCCATGATCCATCAGAGGACGTGGAATTTCTGGAGTATGAGATAATAATGTGGCTTTTTGGTATATTAAAGAAAAACTGGAGTAAACTCGTTCGAAAAGCCCTTGCAGAAAAGGTTGATTTTTCAAGAGTACTCCACGACCAGCTGAGCGGAACAGGAATCTCCCTTGAAGACATTGTAGAGGCAAAAAGAGAAGTCCCAGCAGAATATCATAAATGGGACGATGGTGATCTTAAAGAATTTTTAGGTGTTTTACTGCACATAGCTAAACCAATGCTTATTGTTGCTAACAAGGCAGATCTACCTACAGCAGAAGAAAACATCAAAAGATTAAACGAAAAGTATGGAAATGTAATTCCAGTATCTGCAGAATCTGAATTAGCCCTTGTAAAAGCAACTGAAGCTGGTCTGATTAATTACATTCCTGGAAGCAGTGATTTTAAGGTCATCGACAAGGAAAAATTGAATGATGCACAGAAAAATGCCCTAAATTACATTAAAGAACATGTTCTGGATAAATATGGCAGTACAGGGGTTCAAAAAGCATTGAATAAGGTTATTTTTGATCTTCTGGATATGATTGTCGTTTATCCTGTTGAAGATGAACATAAAATGTGCGATGGAAAAGGAAATGTGCTTCCCGATGCTATTTTAATTAAAAGCAAGTCAAAACCAAGGGATTTAGCATATGTAATTCACACAGATATTGGTGAAGGTTTCATGCATGCAGTGGACGCTCGAAGCTGCAGAAGAGTAAGCAGTGATTATGAACTTAAAAGTGGAGATATTATAAGTATTATCACTCGATAA